A region of uncultured Draconibacterium sp. DNA encodes the following proteins:
- a CDS encoding glycoside hydrolase family 97 catalytic domain-containing protein, whose protein sequence is MVKNYILAIFFVLIIGPVSAQQNQITSPDGKLVVSVKINNGVPVYSVVLNSKIFIDESPLGMETNIGDFTQELTLSESVETNQIKDSYELRNIKQSKVDYTANEAVFSFLKNDKTVFVVVFQVSNNNIAFRYKVHPQKETRSCVVNSEATEFVFPEGTTTFLCPQMKPMTGFARTAPSYETDYTLDDEMGKNGWGFGYTFPCLFKVNDAGWVLISETGVDSRYCASRLVGNEDKSYSIAYPLKEENNGNGTNTAGIPLPGFTPWRTITVGETLAPIVETTIPFDVVEPLYEASQEYKYGSGSWSWIIKMDGATTFDVQKEYIDFSAAMGFETVLVDALWDTQIGREKIEELAKYAASKDVALYLWYNSNGYWNDAPQGPRGIMDNTIIRREEMAWMQSIGIRGIKVDFFGGDKQVTMKVYEDILYDANDYGLLVVFHGCTLPRGWERMFPNFASAEAVRASENLHFGQHSCDIEALNGCLHPFIRNAVGSMDFGGSALNEFYNANNTPGRGTKRMTSDVYALATAVLFQSAVQHFALAPNNLTDAPEWAINFLKEVPTTWDEVRFIDGYPGKYVVLARRHGDTWYVAGINAQKETQELTIKLPMIAAGSNYRIYSDDAGLKGKLETERLAKSQEIKISIPGNGGLLIVNQK, encoded by the coding sequence TAAACAGTAAAATCTTTATCGATGAATCTCCACTTGGAATGGAAACCAATATTGGTGATTTTACACAAGAACTTACCCTTTCCGAATCTGTTGAAACAAATCAAATAAAAGATTCTTACGAACTCCGAAACATAAAGCAAAGCAAGGTCGATTACACGGCTAACGAAGCTGTTTTTTCATTTCTGAAAAATGATAAAACAGTTTTTGTTGTTGTCTTTCAGGTAAGCAATAACAATATTGCTTTTCGCTATAAAGTGCATCCGCAAAAAGAAACCCGGAGTTGTGTGGTAAACAGCGAAGCCACAGAATTTGTATTTCCCGAAGGAACAACAACCTTTTTGTGCCCGCAAATGAAACCTATGACAGGTTTTGCCCGCACCGCTCCAAGCTACGAAACCGATTATACGCTCGACGATGAAATGGGAAAAAACGGATGGGGATTTGGATACACTTTCCCTTGTTTGTTTAAAGTGAATGATGCGGGTTGGGTACTGATTTCGGAAACTGGAGTTGACAGCCGTTATTGTGCCAGCCGCCTGGTTGGAAATGAAGACAAAAGCTACTCGATCGCATATCCTTTAAAAGAAGAAAACAACGGAAACGGTACAAACACGGCCGGTATTCCTTTGCCGGGATTTACTCCCTGGCGAACCATTACAGTTGGCGAAACACTGGCCCCGATTGTAGAAACCACCATTCCTTTCGATGTTGTGGAGCCACTTTACGAGGCCTCGCAAGAGTATAAATACGGAAGCGGCAGCTGGAGTTGGATCATAAAAATGGATGGTGCAACCACATTTGATGTTCAAAAAGAATACATTGATTTTAGCGCTGCAATGGGATTTGAAACCGTTTTGGTAGATGCCTTGTGGGATACGCAAATCGGACGTGAAAAAATTGAGGAGTTGGCAAAATATGCTGCCTCAAAAGATGTTGCCTTGTATTTATGGTACAATTCGAATGGTTACTGGAACGATGCTCCGCAAGGGCCGCGTGGAATCATGGATAATACCATTATCCGGCGCGAAGAAATGGCATGGATGCAAAGTATTGGAATTCGTGGTATCAAAGTTGATTTTTTTGGTGGCGACAAACAGGTAACAATGAAAGTCTACGAAGACATTTTATACGACGCCAACGATTATGGGCTGTTGGTTGTTTTTCATGGTTGTACCTTACCACGTGGCTGGGAACGTATGTTCCCGAACTTTGCCTCTGCCGAAGCAGTTCGTGCCAGCGAGAATCTGCATTTCGGACAGCACAGTTGCGACATCGAAGCTTTAAACGGTTGTTTGCATCCTTTCATCCGCAATGCCGTTGGTAGCATGGATTTTGGCGGAAGCGCCCTAAACGAGTTTTACAATGCCAACAATACGCCGGGAAGAGGAACGAAACGAATGACTTCGGATGTTTATGCTTTGGCAACAGCTGTATTATTTCAAAGTGCAGTGCAACATTTTGCACTGGCGCCCAATAACCTTACTGATGCCCCTGAATGGGCCATTAATTTTTTGAAAGAAGTACCAACCACCTGGGACGAAGTACGTTTTATCGATGGTTACCCAGGAAAATATGTGGTGTTGGCGCGCAGACACGGCGATACCTGGTATGTGGCAGGTATTAACGCACAAAAAGAAACTCAGGAGTTAACGATAAAGCTACCAATGATAGCTGCCGGAAGTAATTATCGGATTTATAGTGACGATGCCGGATTAAAAGGAAAACTTGAAACAGAACGATTAGCTAAAAGTCAGGAAATAAAGATTTCGATTCCTGGCAACGGAGGATTACTGATCGTGAACCAGAAATAG
- a CDS encoding alpha-glucuronidase encodes MSKLLTALLTLILISTGIRAENGHKLWLRAKSTIPVEVKCSKKSPTIDIAINELKNGWQGKAGQLIELKIVKDKLLEEDGFRISDESIQAKTDAGLLYGAFEVLRRQQTGESIAEDIVNPSYNLRLLNHWDNLDGSVERGYAGRSIFWRGIDSLEVSSGDVKLWEEYARANASVGINATVLNNVNASPTILTKPVLERAKAVADVLRPYGIKTYLAVNFASPEVIGGLETADPLDPEVKAWWKEKVKEIYDLIPDFGGFLVKANSEGQPGPQNFGRSHADGANMMAEALEPYNGIVMWRAFVYDPSDEDRAKQAYNEFMPLDGKFHDNVIIQVKNGPIDFQPREPFSPLFGAMKSTTVMPELQVTMEYLGQSVHLVFLATMWEEFLKSETWQEGAGSTVARCTDGSIFNQKYSAIAGVANIGLDANWCGHDFAQANWYAFGRQAWDNSITSAQIADEWLKLTFGPQNLDNETSSYDLEWNLSFLQPVKQMMLNSHEATVNYMMPLGLHHIFSAHAHYGPGPWWAPRGMRADWTPPYYHQADSIGIGFDRTASGSDAISQYQEPLAGQLADLNTCPEAFLLWFHHVSWDHKMKSNRTLWNELCYRYDEGVKQVREFQRVWDKAERFVDAERFAAIQHKLTEQSMNAQEWKDACLLYFQQFSKQPIPYELERPMFNLDELLERDRHRVRQSQ; translated from the coding sequence ATGAGCAAGTTACTGACAGCACTTTTAACTTTAATTTTAATAAGTACCGGAATCAGGGCTGAAAATGGACACAAGCTGTGGCTGCGAGCCAAAAGCACTATCCCTGTTGAAGTGAAGTGTTCAAAAAAATCGCCCACCATCGATATTGCAATTAACGAATTAAAGAATGGTTGGCAGGGAAAAGCCGGTCAGCTTATCGAGTTGAAGATCGTAAAAGATAAACTGTTGGAAGAGGATGGTTTTCGTATAAGCGATGAAAGTATACAAGCCAAAACTGATGCAGGTTTATTATATGGTGCTTTCGAAGTTTTACGCAGGCAACAAACCGGAGAATCAATTGCTGAAGATATTGTAAATCCGTCGTACAATTTACGTTTGCTAAACCACTGGGATAACCTGGATGGAAGCGTTGAACGGGGATACGCCGGACGTTCGATTTTTTGGCGTGGGATTGATTCGCTGGAAGTATCATCAGGAGATGTTAAGCTATGGGAGGAATATGCACGGGCCAATGCTTCGGTAGGAATTAATGCCACAGTACTGAACAATGTAAATGCTTCACCAACCATATTAACCAAGCCTGTTTTGGAGCGGGCAAAAGCTGTTGCCGACGTACTGCGTCCCTACGGAATAAAAACCTATCTGGCTGTTAACTTTGCTTCACCTGAAGTAATTGGTGGCCTCGAAACTGCCGATCCTCTTGATCCGGAGGTGAAAGCATGGTGGAAGGAGAAAGTAAAAGAAATATATGATTTGATTCCCGATTTTGGAGGTTTCCTGGTAAAAGCAAACAGCGAAGGACAACCCGGACCGCAAAACTTTGGGCGTTCTCACGCTGATGGAGCCAATATGATGGCTGAAGCACTTGAGCCTTACAACGGAATTGTTATGTGGCGGGCGTTTGTTTATGATCCATCGGATGAAGACCGTGCTAAACAAGCGTACAATGAATTTATGCCACTGGATGGAAAATTTCATGACAATGTGATTATTCAGGTTAAAAACGGTCCTATCGATTTTCAGCCACGCGAACCATTTAGCCCATTATTTGGCGCAATGAAAAGTACTACGGTAATGCCCGAGTTGCAGGTTACAATGGAATATTTAGGCCAATCTGTACATTTGGTTTTTCTGGCTACCATGTGGGAAGAATTTCTAAAAAGCGAAACCTGGCAGGAGGGGGCTGGCAGTACAGTTGCACGTTGCACCGATGGCAGTATTTTTAATCAGAAATATAGTGCTATTGCGGGTGTGGCAAACATCGGGCTCGATGCCAACTGGTGTGGTCACGATTTTGCTCAGGCCAATTGGTATGCTTTTGGTCGTCAAGCCTGGGATAATTCAATTACCAGTGCTCAAATAGCCGATGAATGGTTGAAACTTACTTTCGGACCACAAAATTTAGATAACGAAACAAGCTCTTATGACCTGGAGTGGAATCTATCGTTTCTGCAGCCCGTAAAACAAATGATGCTCAACAGTCACGAAGCTACTGTTAATTACATGATGCCTTTAGGGCTTCACCACATATTCTCGGCACACGCACATTACGGCCCCGGGCCATGGTGGGCTCCGCGTGGTATGCGTGCAGACTGGACTCCTCCGTATTATCATCAGGCCGATTCGATTGGGATTGGGTTCGATCGTACGGCTTCGGGCAGCGATGCAATTAGTCAATACCAGGAACCGCTTGCCGGTCAGTTAGCCGACCTGAATACCTGTCCCGAGGCGTTTCTACTTTGGTTTCACCATGTTTCGTGGGATCATAAAATGAAAAGTAACAGAACACTGTGGAATGAGCTATGCTATCGGTATGACGAAGGAGTGAAACAAGTGCGGGAATTTCAGCGCGTTTGGGACAAGGCCGAGCGTTTTGTGGATGCAGAACGATTTGCAGCTATTCAGCATAAACTTACAGAACAGAGTATGAATGCGCAGGAATGGAAAGATGCCTGTTTGCTGTATTTTCAGCAATTCAGTAAACAACCAATTCCTTACGAACTGGAACGGCCGATGTTTAATTTGGATGAGTTGCTTGAGCGTGACAGACACCGTGTTCGACAAAGTCAGTAA
- a CDS encoding family 43 glycosylhydrolase has translation MNIKKTFTLAIILAVSAFTVLAQNPIIRDQFSADPTARVFNGKVYVFPSHDIPAPPNKNLRENWFCMPDYHVFSSENLGEWTDHGVIVSQNKVPWVDSTSYSMWAPDCIERNGKYYFYFPANKNATGPNGRKGFGIGVAVADKPDGPYVPEENAIEGIFGIDPNVLIDKDGQAYLYYSMGNIYVAKLKENMTELASKPVAIANLPEKGMKEGPFVFERNGKYYLTFPHVENDTERLEYAMGDSPEGPFTMTGVIMDESETGCWTNHHSLIEYNGQWYLFYHHNDYSPDFDKNRSVCIDSLFFNADGTIQKVIPTKRGVGITAASGKIQLDRYSAISEKGATIAFNDTTNTFAGWKTTLANKGAWVSYNTVNFEKKNTGKVVVSAGALNGGKVELRIDAVDGPVLAEINVPESKEMTVSKTKISKVKPGIHNIFMVAANDNPVEIDWISFE, from the coding sequence ATGAACATTAAAAAAACCTTTACTCTTGCCATAATCCTTGCCGTATCGGCGTTTACGGTTTTGGCTCAAAATCCAATAATCAGAGATCAGTTTTCGGCCGATCCAACGGCTCGTGTATTTAATGGTAAGGTATATGTCTTTCCTTCACACGATATCCCGGCACCACCCAATAAAAACCTGCGCGAGAATTGGTTTTGTATGCCCGATTATCATGTGTTTTCATCAGAAAACCTTGGCGAATGGACCGACCATGGAGTAATTGTTAGTCAGAATAAAGTGCCATGGGTTGATTCTACATCATACAGCATGTGGGCACCCGATTGTATCGAACGTAACGGAAAATATTATTTCTATTTCCCGGCCAACAAAAATGCAACAGGCCCCAACGGCCGCAAGGGCTTTGGAATTGGAGTTGCCGTTGCTGATAAACCTGATGGACCTTATGTTCCTGAGGAAAATGCTATTGAAGGTATTTTTGGTATCGATCCAAATGTTCTGATCGACAAAGACGGACAAGCCTATTTGTACTATTCAATGGGCAACATTTATGTGGCAAAACTAAAAGAGAACATGACAGAGCTGGCCTCGAAGCCGGTTGCCATTGCCAATTTACCCGAAAAAGGGATGAAAGAAGGCCCGTTTGTTTTTGAGCGAAATGGAAAATACTACCTTACATTTCCGCATGTGGAAAACGATACCGAACGATTGGAGTATGCCATGGGCGATAGCCCCGAAGGCCCGTTTACCATGACCGGAGTAATTATGGACGAATCGGAAACAGGCTGCTGGACCAACCATCACTCGCTGATCGAATACAACGGACAGTGGTACTTGTTTTATCACCATAACGATTATTCGCCTGATTTTGATAAGAACCGATCGGTATGTATCGACAGCCTGTTTTTTAACGCCGATGGTACTATTCAAAAAGTTATTCCAACAAAACGAGGTGTAGGAATTACTGCCGCATCCGGTAAAATTCAGCTCGACCGTTACAGCGCGATAAGTGAAAAAGGTGCAACAATAGCTTTTAACGACACTACAAATACTTTTGCAGGTTGGAAGACCACGCTGGCCAATAAAGGTGCCTGGGTTTCATACAACACGGTAAATTTTGAAAAGAAAAATACTGGGAAAGTAGTGGTGAGTGCCGGTGCATTAAACGGTGGAAAAGTAGAGCTGAGAATTGATGCCGTAGATGGCCCTGTTCTGGCAGAAATAAATGTGCCTGAAAGTAAAGAGATGACAGTATCAAAAACAAAAATTAGCAAAGTTAAACCCGGTATTCACAATATTTTTATGGTGGCGGCGAACGATAATCCGGTGGAGATTGACTGGATAAGTTTTGAGTAG